A window from Urocitellus parryii isolate mUroPar1 chromosome 1, mUroPar1.hap1, whole genome shotgun sequence encodes these proteins:
- the LOC144253313 gene encoding olfactory receptor 9S13-like, translated as MPTLRNGNLSALPLREFVLEGFRGGVEIQALLFAVFLALYAVTVLGNITMIVVITLDARLHSPMYFFLKNLSFLDLCYSSVIAPNALANFLSPKAISFGGCAAQLFFFSLLATTEAFLLAVMAYDRFMAICSPLQYPVTMCTATCVRLVLGAYCGGCLNSIIETSLTFQLPFCSSNRIDHFFCDVPPLLRLACANTALNELVMFGICGFIIVGTTLVVLVSYGYIAVTILRMRSGSGRHKLFSTCGSHLTAVSLFYGTVFVMYAQPGAVGSMEQGKVVSVFYTLVIPMLNPLIYSLRNKDVKDALRRLGQVHSQAQDGVP; from the coding sequence ATGCCGACCCTCAGAAACGGAAACCTCTCGGCGCTGCCCTTGCGGGAGTTTGTGCTGGAGGGCTTTAGAGGAGGGGTGGAGATTCAAGCTCTGCTCTTTGCTGTCTTCCTGGCCCTGTATGCGGTGACCGTCCTGGGCAACATCACCATGATCGTGGTCATCACCCTGGATGCCCGCCTGCactcccccatgtacttcttcctcaagaacctgtccttcctggacctcTGCTACTCCTCTGTCATCGCCCCCAATGCCCTGGCCAACTTCCTCTCCCCCAAGGCCATCAGCTTTGGGGGATGTGCTGCCCAGCTGTTCTTCTTCTCCTTACTGGCTACCACTGAGGCTTTCCTCTTggctgtgatggcctatgaccgcttcATGGCCATCTGCAGCCCCCTGCAGTACCCTGTAACTATGTGCACTGCTACGTGTGTCCGCCTGGTGCTCGGAGCCTACTGTGGAGGCTGCCTCAACTCCATCATAGAGACCAGCCTCACCTTCCAGCTGCCCTTCTGCAGCTCCAACCGCATcgaccacttcttctgtgacgTGCCCCCCCTGCTCCGGCTGGCCTGTGCCAACACGGCTCTCAACGAGCTGGTCATGTTCGGCATCTGTGGTTTCATCATTGTGGGCACCACTCTCGTGGTCCTGGTCTCCTATGGCTACATCGCAGTGACCATCCTCAGGATGCGCTCAGGATCTGGGCGGCACAAGCTCTTCTCCACCTGTGGCTCCCACCTGACAGCCGTGTCTCTGTTCTATGGAACTGTGTTTGTGATGTACGCCCAGCCAGGAGCCGTGGGGTCCATGGAGCAGGGCAAGGTGGTCTCGGTCTTCTACACCCTGGTCATCCCGATGCTCAACCCCCTCATCTACAGCCTGCGGAACAAGGACGTGAAGGACGCCCTGCGGAGGCTGGGACAGGTACACAGCCAGGCCCAGGATGGTGTCCCCTGA
- the LOC144253311 gene encoding olfactory receptor 9S13-like, with translation MPTLRNGNLSALPLREFVLEGFRGGVEIQALLFAVFLVLYVVTVLGNIAMIVVITLDARLHSPMYFFLKNLSFLDLCYSSVIAPNALANFLSPKAISFGGCATQLFFFALLVTTEGLLLGVMAYDRFMAICSPLQYPVTMCPATCVRLVLGAYCGGCLNSIIETSLTFQLPFCSSNRIDHFFCDVPPLLRLACANTALNELVMFGICGFIIVGTTLVVLVSYGYIAVTILRMRSGSGRHKLFSTCGSHLTAVSLFYGTVFVMYAQPGAVGSMEQGKVVSVFYTLVIPMLNPLIYSLRNKDVKDALRRLGQVHSQAQDGVP, from the coding sequence ATGCCGACCCTCAGAAACGGAAACCTCTCGGCGCTGCCCTTGCGGGAGTTTGTGCTGGAGGGCTTTAGAGGAGGGGTGGAGATTCAAGCTCTGCTCTTTGCTGTCTTCCTGGTCCTGTATGTGGTGACCGTCCTGGGCAACATCGCCATGATCGTGGTCATCACCCTGGATGCCCGCCTGCactcccccatgtacttcttcctcaagaacctgtccttcctggacctcTGCTACTCCTCTGTCATCGCCCCCAATGCCCTGGCCAACTTCCTCTCCCCCAAGGCCATCAGCTTTGGGGGATGTGCCACCCAGCTGTTCTTTTTTGCGTTGCTGGTTACCACTGAAGGCTTGCTGCTGGGAGTAATGGCCTATGATCGCTTCATGGCCATCTGCAGCCCCCTGCAGTACCCTGTGACCATGTGTCCTGCTACGTGTGTCCGCCTGGTGCTCGGAGCCTACTGTGGAGGCTGCCTCAACTCCATCATAGAGACCAGCCTCACCTTCCAGCTGCCCTTCTGCAGCTCCAACCGCATcgaccacttcttctgtgacgTGCCCCCCCTGCTCCGGCTGGCCTGTGCCAACACGGCTCTCAACGAGCTGGTCATGTTCGGCATCTGTGGTTTCATCATTGTGGGCACCACTCTCGTGGTCCTGGTCTCCTATGGCTACATCGCAGTGACCATCCTCAGGATGCGCTCAGGATCTGGGCGGCACAAGCTCTTCTCCACCTGTGGCTCCCACCTGACAGCCGTGTCTCTGTTCTATGGAACTGTGTTTGTGATGTACGCCCAGCCAGGAGCCGTGGGGTCCATGGAGCAGGGCAAGGTGGTCTCGGTCTTCTACACCCTGGTCATCCCGATGCTCAACCCCCTCATCTACAGCCTGCGGAACAAGGACGTGAAGGATGCCCTGCGGAGGCTGGGGCAGGTACACAGCCAGGCCCAGGATGGTGTCCCCTGA